The genome window TGTATGTGTTCACCCAAACTGTTCCAGCACGCAATCCTTGAACAATATAGTTGACTTTATCGATGTTCTTCGAGAACACAGCGGCAGCTAGACCATATTCGCTGTTATTCGCACGTTCAATGACCTCATCGAGGGACTTGAATCGGATGATTTGTTGTACAGGTCCGAAAATTTCTTCACGTGCAATTTGCATATCATCTTTAACATCAGCGAATACAGTAGGTTCGACGAAATAGCCTGGAAGACCTTGATAGCGATTGCCACCAGTTACAAGTTTGGCTCCTTGTTTCTTTCCGCTTTCAATCAGTTGAAGAATCTTGTCCAGTTGGTCCTTGTCGATTTGTGGGCCCTGTTCGGTGTTTGTATCGAATGGATTGCCAACTGTTCGTTTCTTAGCACGTTCAGCACTCCTTTCAACGAATTCATCATAAATCTTGTCTTCAACGAATGTGCGGCTACCAGCACAGCAACACTGTCCCATATTGAAGAACAATCCAAAGTGAGCAGTTTCGACAGCATAATCCATATCAGTGTCAGAGAGAATAATATTTGGACTCTTTCCGCCCAATTCCAAAGTAACCCTCTTCAAGTTGCTTTCGGCTGACGCCTTTTGAATCAACTTGCCGACATCAGTAGATCCTGTGAAAGCAACTTTGTCTACATCACGGTGCATTGTAAGTGCAGATCCTGTGTCGCCGTGGCCTGGTATGACGTTGATTACACCTTCTGGGAAACCTGCTTCCTTTGTCAATTGTGCAATGTACAAAGCGGTTAAGCTAGTTTGTTCGGCTGGCTTCAATACAATTGTGTTTCCAGTGGCTAAAGCTGGTCCGAATTTCCATGCCAACATCAAAATCGGGAAATTCCAGGGGATGATTTGAGCGCAAACTCCTACAGGTTCGTGACGGGTGTATGCGAAGAAATCTCCATCCATTGGGATTGTTTTACCGTGATTTTTGTCTGCCCAACCGGCAAAGTAGCGAAGATTCTTAATGGACATTGGGACATCAACATTGTAGGACATAGCGAATGGCTTTCCATTGTCCAAAGTTTCCAAGCTCTGAAATAAGttttaagaaaattattttagatGATTATATTTTGCCAAATGGAaagagtattttttttattttttacgaaATAGAACAAAGTTAACTTACAGCTAGGTAGGTACGATCGCGTTCCATAAGATCTGCCAACTTGTTAATGAGATTACCTCGCTCAGAGGCATCCATTCTGCGCCATGGTGATCCAAGCCTACAATTGTAAAAAGCAAAGTTGAAAAATGCGCCTTCTATACTTAAGAGAAGTCCGACTTACTTGAAGGCA of Hermetia illucens chromosome 4, iHerIll2.2.curated.20191125, whole genome shotgun sequence contains these proteins:
- the LOC119653748 gene encoding aldehyde dehydrogenase, mitochondrial, giving the protein MFRAVKLAGRLQKAAYSSLPAPQPNPEVLYTGLFINNEWHKSKSGRTFPSIDPTTEKVIAEVQHADKTDVDIAVAAARSAFKLGSPWRRMDASERGNLINKLADLMERDRTYLASLETLDNGKPFAMSYNVDVPMSIKNLRYFAGWADKNHGKTIPMDGDFFAYTRHEPVGVCAQIIPWNFPILMLAWKFGPALATGNTIVLKPAEQTSLTALYIAQLTKEAGFPEGVINVIPGHGDTGSALTMHRDVDKVAFTGSTDVGKLIQKASAESNLKRVTLELGGKSPNIILSDTDMDYAVETAHFGLFFNMGQCCCAGSRTFVEDKIYDEFVERSAERAKKRTVGNPFDTNTEQGPQIDKDQLDKILQLIESGKKQGAKLVTGGNRYQGLPGYFVEPTVFADVKDDMQIAREEIFGPVQQIIRFKSLDEVIERANNSEYGLAAAVFSKNIDKVNYIVQGLRAGTVWVNTYNAFGSQTPFGGYKMSGHGRENGEYALSNYTEVKSVVVKIPQKNS